From a region of the Synechococcus sp. RS9916 genome:
- a CDS encoding GH116 family glycosyl hydrolase has protein sequence MAPLGLSALKSLLGRGKQAKRWQPPEACWSRPFGLGWDKPYTVRYASNLDDGPNHGMPLGGFGAGCIGRAPDGNINLWHLDGGEHWFGVLPDCQFALFESNGSGKRAHALAVKPSADASRPESGEPLPAWDWYPASTAERSTGTYAARYPLSWTSYEGVYDAEVRCEAFSPILPGDYQRTSYPVAVFVWTLHNPTDQPLDLSLLLSWRNTTGWFTNTDASAEVHFRDDGSPEHNYAPAIGKTVGQRNRWVDDGNLKGVVLEGNVSNPVAEGEGQWCIATTEQPGVSIQRCSRWNPSGDGSELWNSFSADGSIPESNNDRTSGANDPLSAALAVQCQLAPGQSLEIPVMISWDLPVTAFATGSQALRRYTDFFGTGGDQAAAIAAEALRDWKQWREQIGAWQQPVLQRSELPEPLRMALFNELYDLCSGGSLWSAASPEDPHGRFGVLECLDYAWYESLDVRLYGSLALLQLWPELDKAVLRSFARAIPAADATQRPIGWYFTQGKGRVEADRKVKGATPHDLGAPNELPWDATNYTAYQDCNLWKDLGSDYVLQVWRTFKLSPSGEDVRFLADCWPSAVEALRYLKTFDVNDDGLPDNGGAPDQTFDDWPLKGVSAYCGALWIAALEAALAIAQTLQLKTGLDTSAEQREFSGWLEQSRGNFDRLLWNGEYYDIDAESGTPVVMADQLCGDFYARLLGLEPVVSEANSRSTLKAVREACFEKFDGGKLGVANGLRRDGTPLDPNGTHPLEVWTGINFGIASYYRLMGEGQTAEAICSAVVNQVYAGGLQFRTPEAITAVNTFRACHYLRAMAIWGLWATHTDWQRIPGAHKG, from the coding sequence ATGGCTCCGCTCGGTTTGTCTGCTCTGAAATCCCTGCTGGGCCGCGGCAAGCAAGCCAAACGCTGGCAGCCACCGGAGGCGTGCTGGAGCCGGCCCTTCGGGCTGGGCTGGGACAAGCCCTACACGGTGCGCTACGCCAGCAACCTCGATGATGGTCCCAACCACGGCATGCCCTTGGGGGGCTTCGGGGCTGGGTGTATCGGCAGGGCACCCGACGGCAACATCAATCTTTGGCATCTCGATGGCGGCGAGCACTGGTTTGGGGTGCTGCCCGATTGCCAGTTCGCCCTGTTTGAGAGCAACGGCAGCGGCAAACGTGCCCATGCCCTGGCGGTGAAGCCGAGTGCTGATGCCTCCCGTCCGGAGTCCGGCGAACCACTCCCGGCCTGGGATTGGTACCCCGCCAGTACGGCGGAGCGCAGCACCGGCACCTATGCCGCCCGCTATCCCCTCAGCTGGACGAGCTACGAAGGCGTCTATGACGCCGAGGTGCGCTGCGAGGCCTTCAGCCCGATCCTGCCGGGCGACTACCAGCGCACCAGCTACCCGGTGGCGGTGTTCGTGTGGACCCTGCACAATCCCACCGACCAGCCCCTGGATCTCTCGCTGCTGCTGAGCTGGCGCAACACCACCGGCTGGTTCACCAACACCGATGCCTCCGCGGAGGTGCACTTCCGCGACGACGGCAGCCCCGAGCACAACTACGCCCCCGCCATCGGCAAGACAGTGGGCCAACGCAACCGCTGGGTTGACGATGGCAACCTCAAGGGTGTGGTGCTGGAGGGCAACGTCTCCAACCCTGTCGCCGAAGGCGAAGGGCAGTGGTGCATCGCCACCACCGAGCAGCCGGGGGTGAGCATTCAGCGCTGCAGTCGCTGGAATCCCAGTGGTGATGGCAGTGAGCTGTGGAACAGCTTCAGTGCCGATGGCTCCATTCCCGAGAGCAACAACGACCGCACCAGCGGTGCCAATGATCCGCTCAGTGCGGCGTTGGCGGTGCAGTGCCAGTTGGCGCCGGGCCAGAGCCTGGAGATTCCGGTGATGATCAGTTGGGATCTACCGGTGACGGCGTTTGCCACAGGCAGCCAGGCCTTGCGCCGTTACACCGATTTCTTTGGCACTGGAGGCGATCAGGCCGCGGCAATTGCGGCAGAGGCCCTGCGCGATTGGAAGCAATGGAGAGAGCAGATTGGCGCCTGGCAGCAGCCAGTGCTGCAGCGCAGCGAGCTGCCTGAGCCGCTGCGCATGGCCCTGTTCAATGAGCTCTACGACCTCTGCAGCGGCGGCAGCCTCTGGAGCGCGGCATCACCCGAGGATCCCCACGGACGCTTCGGGGTCTTGGAGTGCCTCGACTACGCCTGGTACGAAAGCCTCGATGTGCGCCTCTACGGCTCTTTGGCCCTGCTGCAGTTGTGGCCGGAGCTGGATAAGGCGGTGCTGCGCAGCTTTGCCCGGGCCATTCCTGCTGCGGATGCCACCCAGCGGCCGATCGGCTGGTATTTCACCCAGGGCAAGGGCCGTGTGGAGGCCGACCGCAAGGTGAAAGGGGCGACGCCTCACGATCTGGGGGCACCCAATGAGCTGCCCTGGGATGCCACTAATTACACGGCCTATCAGGATTGCAACCTCTGGAAGGATCTCGGCAGCGATTACGTGCTGCAGGTGTGGCGCACCTTCAAGCTCTCTCCCAGTGGGGAAGACGTGCGCTTCCTGGCGGATTGCTGGCCATCCGCGGTGGAAGCGCTCCGCTATTTGAAGACCTTTGATGTGAACGACGATGGCTTGCCGGATAACGGCGGCGCACCGGATCAAACTTTCGACGACTGGCCGCTCAAAGGGGTGAGTGCCTATTGCGGTGCCCTCTGGATTGCGGCGCTTGAGGCGGCCTTGGCGATCGCACAAACCCTGCAGCTCAAAACCGGACTCGACACCTCGGCTGAGCAACGGGAATTCAGCGGCTGGCTGGAGCAATCCCGCGGCAACTTTGATCGCCTGCTTTGGAACGGCGAGTACTACGACATCGATGCCGAGAGCGGCACGCCGGTGGTGATGGCCGATCAGCTTTGCGGTGATTTTTATGCCCGCCTGCTGGGCTTGGAGCCGGTGGTGAGTGAGGCCAACAGCCGCAGCACCCTCAAGGCGGTGAGAGAGGCCTGCTTTGAAAAATTTGATGGCGGCAAGCTGGGTGTGGCCAATGGCCTGCGCCGGGACGGCACACCTCTGGATCCCAACGGCACCCACCCCTTGGAGGTGTGGACGGGCATCAACTTCGGCATTGCCAGCTATTACCGCTTGATGGGGGAAGGCCAAACCGCTGAAGCGATCTGCTCAGCGGTGGTGAACCAGGTGTATGCCGGTGGTTTGCAGTTCCGTACGCCCGAGGCAATTACGGCAGTAAATACCTTCCGAGCCTGCCATTACCTGCGGGCGATGGCGATCTGGGGCTTGTGGGCCACCCACACGGATTGGCAGCGGATCCCTGGTGCTCACAAAGGGTAG
- a CDS encoding glycosyl hydrolase family 18 protein, producing the protein MTEFLGGGTIYSVNPADADISGFDPLRDVLDFGDISVHGLILGTLPDGTAAIVNPWGDPPQFQALTGLSWADLSLDNFGIVGNEHLRQDIGAVLSWEQGIGDRDPKTIDLRSHEYGVHEVIENFDPTTQKLSFLYVGTRERLSVTDTAEGLLIQFEPSGQSLLLVGIQRSDLIGANLEFHHDQVVEDNLEVPFGFTADQVTLVSREGLLTPAAPVGDSTDGFQERAGEWVHPDALVADGASSDHSMHDHSTHDHSMHDHGMADGDTGTESAAETPAAPSTGAIQLSVSGSLYWGGMSGVLTLENTSANAIDGWQVSFLTSQSNVRFWSANATAVDQGDGTVLVTLQPVDWNASIAAGGSISLDFNADSVGLPNSGSLTDALFFAGSSPVEPELAPEPEPIPAPEPEPAPMPEPEPEPEPEPEPEPEPAPAPAPQPEPAPEPVPQPQPAAVRVAATVNDRWSGTFAGNLTVTNAGSQDLDAGWSVSFLSDYALKQVSNFSLSQEQQSDGRYRVTLSAPSWSAGQALAAGSSLSSYYQGSGDLSGQTSLSFDTGDATTPAEPVPPTEVDETKDPGETTDPGETAEPVEPTDPESSTNAEGTTEPDASTEPVEPTDPVVPIDPVDPIDPTPSSDPSPSSNGLRVVGYFEEWGIYGRDFRVADVDASKLTHLNYSFFGVDESGDLFIHDAWAATDKRFTADQQVSRTFSASEWSGLDAAYRDGLVNGGDFSRTTAADGSVTLTGLPVGWEDSSAEAGNLRQLDLLKQLNPHLNLGFALGGWTLSGDFSLAFDDAAGRESFTDSVIDTLNRYDFFNTVDFDWEYPGGGGLGSNAVSDQDGANFALTLQLLDQKLDTFWQQTGREVEISIATAGGADKLANLNLEGIDPYVDFYNVMTYDFHGGWESQTGHQAAMTGDAGGYDVLTAIDQFRQADVDLSKVVLGAPAYTRAWGGVQDGGTYGYQQAGDSSQAAGSFEAGSYDVKDLLTGVENGDLQLFWDDTAKAAFVYDSVSGLWSSIETAATVAGKAAYVQEAGLGGLMFWALSNDAEGDQSLVDAAFDGLLGGESLEAIAARAESFDQVIGGDGQFNLSDFTNLA; encoded by the coding sequence ATGACTGAATTTCTTGGCGGCGGAACCATCTATTCCGTCAATCCTGCTGATGCCGACATCAGTGGTTTTGATCCGCTCCGTGATGTGCTGGATTTCGGTGACATCTCAGTGCATGGACTGATTCTTGGCACACTGCCTGATGGCACGGCAGCCATCGTCAATCCCTGGGGTGATCCTCCTCAGTTTCAGGCACTCACTGGGTTGAGCTGGGCAGACCTTTCGCTCGACAATTTCGGCATCGTGGGGAACGAGCACCTACGGCAAGACATCGGTGCCGTGTTGTCGTGGGAGCAGGGGATTGGTGATCGTGATCCCAAAACGATTGATCTGCGCTCCCATGAATACGGGGTGCATGAGGTGATTGAAAACTTCGATCCCACCACCCAGAAACTGAGTTTTCTTTATGTGGGCACCCGAGAGCGCCTGTCGGTCACTGATACGGCCGAGGGGCTGCTGATTCAATTCGAGCCTTCAGGCCAGAGCCTCTTGCTGGTGGGCATCCAGCGCAGCGATTTGATTGGTGCCAATCTCGAGTTTCACCACGATCAAGTGGTGGAAGACAACCTCGAGGTGCCGTTTGGGTTCACCGCCGATCAGGTCACCCTGGTGAGCCGCGAGGGGTTGTTGACACCTGCGGCACCGGTGGGCGACAGCACCGACGGTTTCCAGGAACGGGCCGGGGAATGGGTGCACCCTGATGCGTTGGTGGCTGACGGTGCCAGCAGCGATCACTCCATGCACGATCACTCCACCCATGACCACTCCATGCACGATCACGGCATGGCAGATGGCGACACGGGCACTGAGTCTGCTGCTGAAACGCCTGCAGCACCGTCTACGGGTGCGATTCAGCTGAGCGTGAGCGGTAGCCTCTACTGGGGTGGCATGAGTGGCGTGCTCACTCTCGAGAACACCTCGGCAAATGCCATCGATGGCTGGCAGGTGAGTTTTCTAACCAGTCAGAGCAATGTGCGCTTCTGGTCGGCCAACGCCACCGCAGTGGATCAGGGCGATGGCACGGTGCTGGTGACGCTTCAACCTGTTGATTGGAATGCGTCGATTGCTGCCGGCGGCAGCATCAGCCTTGATTTCAACGCCGACAGCGTCGGGCTGCCTAATAGCGGCAGCCTCACCGATGCACTGTTTTTTGCCGGCAGCAGCCCTGTTGAACCAGAGCTTGCTCCGGAACCCGAACCCATACCTGCACCCGAACCAGAACCGGCTCCAATGCCCGAGCCCGAGCCCGAGCCCGAGCCCGAGCCCGAGCCCGAGCCTGAACCGGCACCTGCGCCTGCGCCTCAACCCGAACCTGCCCCTGAGCCGGTTCCCCAGCCGCAACCGGCAGCTGTGCGGGTTGCGGCCACGGTCAACGACCGTTGGAGCGGCACCTTCGCTGGCAATCTCACCGTCACCAATGCGGGTTCGCAGGACCTGGATGCCGGTTGGTCGGTGAGCTTCCTGAGTGATTACGCCTTGAAGCAGGTCAGCAATTTCAGTCTCAGCCAGGAGCAGCAAAGCGACGGCCGCTACCGCGTCACCCTCTCGGCACCGAGCTGGTCTGCGGGTCAGGCCTTGGCGGCCGGCAGCAGCCTCAGTTCCTACTACCAAGGCAGCGGTGATCTCAGTGGCCAAACATCACTGAGCTTCGACACGGGCGATGCGACGACGCCTGCAGAGCCGGTACCTCCCACAGAGGTTGATGAGACCAAAGACCCTGGTGAGACCACCGATCCTGGGGAAACAGCCGAGCCGGTTGAACCGACCGATCCCGAATCCTCAACAAATGCTGAAGGCACAACAGAGCCCGATGCCTCCACGGAGCCTGTTGAACCCACGGATCCAGTGGTCCCGATCGATCCTGTTGATCCAATCGACCCAACGCCCTCCAGCGATCCATCCCCTTCCAGCAATGGCCTGCGGGTGGTGGGTTATTTCGAAGAGTGGGGCATTTATGGCCGCGACTTCCGCGTCGCCGATGTGGATGCCAGCAAGCTCACCCATCTCAACTACAGCTTCTTCGGGGTGGATGAAAGCGGCGACCTGTTCATCCATGACGCCTGGGCGGCTACCGACAAACGCTTCACTGCGGATCAGCAGGTGAGCCGCACCTTCTCCGCCAGCGAATGGAGTGGCCTTGATGCCGCCTATCGCGATGGCCTGGTGAATGGCGGTGATTTCTCCCGCACCACCGCAGCGGATGGGTCCGTCACCCTCACTGGCCTTCCGGTCGGTTGGGAGGACTCCAGTGCCGAGGCTGGCAACCTGCGTCAGCTGGATCTGCTCAAGCAGCTCAATCCTCACCTCAACTTGGGCTTTGCCCTGGGGGGGTGGACCCTTTCCGGTGACTTCAGCCTGGCCTTCGATGATGCCGCGGGCCGGGAGAGCTTCACCGACAGCGTGATCGACACCCTCAACCGCTACGACTTCTTCAACACCGTCGATTTCGACTGGGAGTACCCGGGTGGTGGTGGATTGGGCAGCAATGCGGTGAGCGATCAGGACGGCGCCAATTTCGCCCTCACCCTGCAATTGCTCGACCAGAAGCTGGACACCTTCTGGCAGCAGACCGGCCGCGAGGTGGAGATCTCCATCGCCACCGCCGGTGGCGCCGACAAGCTGGCCAACCTCAACCTTGAGGGGATCGACCCCTACGTCGACTTCTACAACGTGATGACCTACGACTTCCACGGCGGGTGGGAGTCGCAGACCGGTCACCAGGCGGCCATGACCGGCGATGCGGGGGGCTACGACGTGCTCACTGCCATCGATCAGTTCCGCCAGGCGGATGTGGATCTCAGCAAGGTGGTGCTGGGTGCTCCGGCTTACACACGCGCCTGGGGTGGCGTGCAAGACGGGGGTACCTACGGCTACCAGCAGGCAGGGGATTCCTCGCAGGCCGCCGGGTCGTTTGAAGCCGGCAGCTACGACGTGAAGGATCTGCTCACCGGGGTGGAGAACGGCGACCTGCAGCTGTTCTGGGACGACACCGCCAAAGCGGCGTTTGTTTACGACTCTGTGAGTGGTTTGTGGAGCTCGATCGAAACCGCAGCCACCGTGGCCGGTAAAGCGGCCTATGTGCAGGAGGCGGGGCTGGGCGGCTTGATGTTCTGGGCGTTGTCCAACGACGCCGAGGGGGATCAGAGCCTGGTGGATGCCGCCTTTGATGGCCTGTTGGGTGGGGAATCTCTGGAGGCGATCGCGGCGCGGGCTGAATCCTTCGATCAGGTGATCGGCGGTGATGGCCAGTTCAACCTGAGCGATTTCACCAACCTGGCCTGA
- a CDS encoding MFS transporter, with protein MGRSSSPPTGISPLAVPYLGLLAGLQLIDPSVANIALVNASANLTMEGPTLALAASVSTLAQAATVLVMGFLGDRYGRRRILAASLLLAIAGNLLSMLAPTAGAFLVGRALTGIALGSVLTSTFASVRAVSRPDQLSAALGLWNLLIVVAFIVGSLLGGWMASLHWRVAMGLVPLICVISLPILPVLLPSIPANRRLRPDGPGLVTIAAAVVLFLYGINHAATGLQSPAFWLPCGLGLLLYGLHIAWERRCSTPIFPPRLYLRGFFAAAVVNGLGWNVAQAVLQLQTSNFWQLVQGYSTSAVAFGQLPFLLCFGVAGILAGRWMAPGRRTLTLMGWGSLALTLGLALVAIVQVHTPYWQLLPALVLSGVGLAFVAVPQSALFVQEAPADCFGSVLAFRTTSGQLGFAFGLAISGTMIRGLGFDDLQARLQLAGLGGGEQALQLDQLVHAFLRNSPIALPAGELEPMLAVLRGAYSEGLAGTMLAMAGLTGLLLALSLLLLIIGRQQQLLVQQDT; from the coding sequence ATGGGCCGCTCCAGTTCACCCCCCACTGGCATCTCGCCCCTGGCCGTGCCCTATCTGGGCCTGCTGGCGGGCCTGCAGCTGATCGATCCCAGCGTGGCCAACATCGCTTTGGTGAACGCCAGCGCCAACCTGACGATGGAAGGGCCAACGCTGGCGCTCGCGGCCAGCGTGTCCACCCTGGCGCAAGCCGCCACGGTGCTGGTGATGGGCTTCCTTGGGGATCGCTACGGCAGGCGCAGGATCCTGGCGGCTTCGCTGCTGCTGGCGATTGCGGGCAACCTGCTCTCCATGCTGGCCCCGACAGCGGGCGCGTTTCTAGTCGGCAGAGCGCTCACCGGGATCGCCCTGGGCTCAGTGCTCACCAGCACCTTTGCAAGCGTGCGGGCCGTGAGCCGGCCCGATCAGCTCAGTGCTGCACTGGGACTCTGGAATTTGCTGATCGTGGTGGCCTTCATCGTGGGCTCCCTGCTCGGGGGCTGGATGGCCAGCTTGCACTGGCGCGTGGCCATGGGCCTGGTGCCCCTGATCTGCGTGATCAGCCTGCCGATCCTTCCCGTGCTGCTGCCCTCGATTCCGGCCAATCGGCGCCTGCGGCCCGATGGACCGGGCCTCGTCACGATCGCCGCTGCAGTGGTGCTGTTTCTCTATGGCATCAACCATGCCGCTACGGGATTGCAAAGCCCGGCGTTCTGGCTTCCCTGCGGCCTGGGGCTCCTGCTTTACGGCCTTCACATCGCCTGGGAACGCCGCTGCAGCACCCCGATCTTTCCCCCCCGGCTTTACCTCAGAGGCTTTTTCGCCGCTGCGGTGGTGAACGGCCTCGGCTGGAACGTGGCGCAAGCCGTGCTCCAGCTGCAAACCAGCAACTTCTGGCAACTGGTGCAGGGCTACAGCACCAGCGCCGTGGCGTTTGGTCAACTGCCGTTTCTGCTCTGCTTTGGCGTTGCCGGCATCCTGGCGGGGCGCTGGATGGCACCGGGACGGCGCACGTTGACGCTGATGGGCTGGGGCAGCCTGGCGCTCACCCTCGGGCTGGCACTGGTCGCGATCGTGCAGGTGCACACCCCGTACTGGCAGTTGTTACCGGCACTGGTGCTGTCGGGAGTCGGCCTGGCCTTTGTGGCTGTGCCCCAATCCGCCCTGTTCGTGCAGGAAGCACCAGCTGATTGCTTTGGCTCCGTGCTGGCCTTCCGCACCACCAGCGGCCAACTGGGGTTTGCCTTTGGTCTGGCCATCAGCGGCACGATGATTCGCGGCTTGGGCTTCGACGATCTACAAGCGCGTTTGCAGCTGGCAGGCCTCGGGGGTGGTGAGCAGGCCCTCCAGCTCGACCAGCTGGTGCATGCGTTTCTGCGCAACAGTCCGATCGCCTTACCAGCGGGAGAGCTCGAGCCGATGCTGGCGGTGCTGCGGGGGGCCTACAGCGAAGGGCTCGCCGGCACCATGCTGGCGATGGCAGGTCTCACCGGATTGCTGCTGGCCCTCAGCCTGCTGCTGCTGATCATTGGTCGTCAACAGCAGCTGCTGGTTCAGCAAGACACCTGA
- a CDS encoding DUF3764 family protein, giving the protein MVETHVLTFTISKPFDEWVKTYDASQPLQKMAGITSLFRGVSKDDPTKVCAVMKAESGVMEAFIADNADLIASSGHVLESTVAQVFLEGA; this is encoded by the coding sequence ATGGTCGAAACCCACGTGCTGACGTTCACCATCAGCAAACCCTTCGATGAGTGGGTGAAGACCTACGACGCGTCCCAGCCACTGCAAAAGATGGCTGGCATTACCAGCCTCTTCCGCGGGGTCAGCAAAGACGATCCCACCAAGGTGTGTGCGGTGATGAAAGCTGAAAGCGGAGTGATGGAGGCCTTCATCGCCGACAACGCTGACTTGATTGCCTCATCAGGTCACGTGTTGGAGAGCACGGTGGCCCAAGTGTTTCTTGAAGGCGCCTGA
- a CDS encoding sulfotransferase, with protein sequence MSSPCNSVDRLVAGGGLRPAVAVRSLMLGAMQPSRWLVGLQLVLPGVVLEPLAWLQVLILRTRLRALQVPDDPIVIVGHWRSGTTFLHQLLSVDPQTATARNSFTVAPQVAVLLKPWLAPVLQRWMSRTRPIDAVPWSALDPQEDEIGLARLTPDTNMAGVAFPQHYPHHFRRCVLASTADFQQQLLHFTRLTWLHDGAGKTRLLIKNSAHTARVALLLRMFPKARFVLLKREPIASIRSLVQVKQSLAHLVGLQAPLDEVAQVEETTAAHRALMHAFERSRSLIPPGQLVEVAYGDLIADPLAATERIYRELNLSGWHLAQPAIAQRAAMAQSYQAQPVQLSLAAEARLQELMTPAGALAATGQTPPDRPH encoded by the coding sequence TTGAGTTCGCCTTGTAACAGCGTTGATCGTCTCGTTGCCGGTGGTGGTTTAAGGCCTGCTGTCGCTGTTAGAAGCCTGATGCTGGGAGCGATGCAGCCGTCCCGTTGGTTGGTTGGCTTGCAGTTGGTGTTGCCGGGAGTGGTGCTGGAGCCCTTGGCATGGCTTCAGGTCTTGATCCTTCGTACTCGACTGCGGGCTTTGCAGGTCCCTGATGACCCGATTGTGATCGTGGGGCATTGGCGCAGCGGAACGACCTTCCTGCATCAGTTGCTATCGGTGGATCCGCAAACGGCGACGGCACGCAACAGTTTCACCGTGGCGCCCCAGGTGGCGGTGCTGCTCAAGCCCTGGCTCGCACCGGTGTTGCAGCGATGGATGAGCCGCACTCGGCCGATCGATGCGGTGCCTTGGTCTGCCCTCGATCCACAGGAAGACGAGATCGGCCTGGCCCGGCTAACGCCTGATACCAACATGGCGGGTGTGGCGTTTCCGCAGCACTACCCGCATCATTTTCGGCGCTGCGTGCTGGCGTCCACTGCAGACTTTCAGCAGCAGTTGCTGCACTTCACCCGGCTCACCTGGTTGCATGACGGTGCCGGGAAGACGCGGCTGCTCATCAAGAACTCAGCCCACACAGCGCGGGTGGCCTTGTTGCTGCGGATGTTTCCCAAGGCACGGTTTGTGCTGCTGAAGCGGGAGCCAATCGCTTCGATTCGCTCGTTGGTGCAGGTGAAGCAGTCGTTAGCCCACTTGGTGGGGCTGCAGGCGCCCCTTGATGAGGTCGCGCAGGTGGAGGAAACCACAGCTGCTCATCGCGCATTGATGCATGCCTTCGAACGCTCACGCTCGCTGATCCCTCCTGGTCAACTCGTGGAAGTTGCCTATGGGGATCTCATCGCCGACCCGCTGGCCGCCACCGAGCGGATTTACCGCGAGTTGAACCTTTCCGGTTGGCATCTGGCTCAGCCTGCCATTGCCCAGAGGGCTGCAATGGCCCAGAGCTACCAGGCTCAACCGGTGCAGTTGAGCCTGGCAGCTGAGGCACGCCTGCAGGAGCTGATGACTCCTGCAGGCGCTTTGGCTGCTACTGGCCAAACGCCACCTGACAGGCCGCATTGA
- a CDS encoding AraC family transcriptional regulator produces MQLSPGPLAGRFSMVHLGNLSVLMISTNQVLLLNGERGHHCIGFSLEVTGNTTDQRVQCQTFHPHALYGFNQNLQECHFQLSAGSISIITVTTSDFFNAFLTRTGYPHLIEPLLTSNCLNLDQATHRRLANQLGEVLRHPPTSQRACRQRTQELLTSFLDCLQSPTGELEPFDLTSRQQLVQEFVRWGISNAKTSLTLDEICQQLYTSRRTLILGTKENFHCGPMELLRTIRLQQVHALLRSPAERDREGLSQVSEVAAFCGFRSRGHFAKAYQEHFAESPRTTLLRSA; encoded by the coding sequence GTGCAGCTCAGCCCTGGCCCCCTGGCGGGTCGCTTCAGCATGGTGCACCTCGGAAACCTCAGCGTGCTGATGATCAGCACCAACCAGGTGTTGCTGCTCAATGGCGAGCGGGGTCATCACTGCATCGGTTTCAGCCTGGAGGTGACAGGCAACACCACCGATCAACGCGTGCAGTGCCAGACCTTTCATCCCCATGCCCTGTATGGGTTCAACCAGAACCTGCAGGAATGCCATTTCCAGCTCAGTGCAGGCTCCATCAGCATCATCACGGTCACCACATCGGATTTCTTCAATGCGTTTCTCACACGCACGGGTTACCCCCATCTGATCGAGCCCTTGCTCACAAGCAATTGCCTCAACCTGGATCAAGCCACGCATCGTCGCCTCGCCAATCAGCTCGGCGAGGTGCTGCGCCATCCGCCCACCAGCCAGCGCGCATGCCGACAGCGAACCCAAGAACTGCTGACGTCATTTCTGGACTGCTTACAGAGCCCAACCGGTGAACTCGAGCCGTTTGATCTGACATCCCGCCAACAATTGGTGCAGGAGTTCGTGCGCTGGGGGATCAGCAACGCCAAAACCTCTCTCACCTTGGATGAGATCTGCCAGCAGCTCTACACCTCGCGGCGCACGCTCATCCTGGGCACCAAAGAAAACTTTCACTGTGGCCCCATGGAGTTGTTGCGCACGATCAGGCTGCAGCAGGTGCATGCCCTGCTGCGCTCACCAGCCGAACGCGATCGCGAGGGGTTAAGCCAAGTGAGTGAAGTGGCCGCATTCTGTGGATTCAGAAGCCGAGGCCACTTCGCGAAGGCTTATCAAGAGCATTTCGCCGAATCGCCACGCACCACCTTGCTGCGATCCGCCTGA
- a CDS encoding neuromedin U encodes MSAGLAPLLLSPAAKADTTVAVDSLQGATAFDFAPLTLKDLQVAQAAPEPGTDNVPVTVTEGESKAKEDGSLAKAAQNPIASMSSLPIQWNSTPSTQWAPNLPIPLTSPTQYVKAKPNQTQNVVNVQPVIPFPVSKSLTLVTRTIVPFISQPWRNGSSIQSLGDINPSVFFVPTLKGNFTVGLGPTLVMPTATDQRLSSKRWSAGPTGVLVYTKGRVVAGGLINNIWSFSGDGGSDVNKMLIQPFLNYNLPKGWYLTSSPIITANWNHPDNKGWTVPVGAGFGRVFVIGRQPINASLSAYYNLVKPEVAGQTLMGDWTFRAQVQFLFPKRG; translated from the coding sequence GTGTCTGCTGGGTTGGCGCCATTGCTGCTGTCTCCAGCAGCCAAAGCTGACACGACCGTTGCAGTTGATTCTCTGCAGGGTGCGACTGCTTTTGACTTTGCTCCCCTCACCCTGAAGGATTTACAGGTTGCCCAGGCAGCTCCCGAGCCGGGCACTGACAATGTTCCCGTCACGGTGACTGAGGGAGAGAGCAAGGCGAAGGAGGACGGAAGTCTGGCCAAGGCGGCGCAGAACCCCATCGCCAGCATGAGCAGTCTGCCGATTCAGTGGAATTCCACGCCATCCACCCAGTGGGCTCCGAACCTACCGATCCCGCTGACCAGTCCCACGCAATACGTCAAAGCGAAGCCGAACCAGACCCAAAATGTGGTCAACGTTCAGCCGGTGATTCCCTTCCCTGTGAGCAAGTCGCTCACCTTGGTCACCCGCACAATCGTGCCGTTTATTTCGCAGCCCTGGCGCAACGGCTCCTCGATTCAGTCGCTCGGTGATATCAACCCCTCGGTGTTTTTTGTTCCGACCCTCAAGGGGAACTTCACGGTGGGTCTCGGGCCGACCCTTGTCATGCCCACCGCAACGGATCAGCGTTTGAGCTCGAAGCGATGGAGTGCAGGCCCGACTGGGGTTTTGGTGTACACGAAAGGGCGCGTCGTTGCCGGTGGATTGATCAACAATATTTGGTCATTCTCCGGAGATGGTGGCAGCGATGTGAACAAAATGCTGATCCAACCCTTCTTGAACTACAACCTGCCGAAGGGTTGGTATCTCACCAGTTCTCCGATCATTACGGCCAATTGGAATCATCCTGATAACAAAGGCTGGACCGTTCCTGTTGGTGCTGGGTTTGGACGGGTGTTTGTGATCGGCCGCCAGCCCATCAATGCGTCGTTGAGTGCCTACTACAACCTGGTGAAGCCCGAGGTGGCGGGGCAAACGTTGATGGGCGATTGGACCTTCCGTGCCCAGGTGCAGTTCCTGTTCCCGAAGCGGGGCTGA